A region of the Dickeya chrysanthemi NCPPB 402 genome:
CGGTCGCCCATCGCCCAGGCGGAAGCCATCAGGCCATTGGGCGTCAGTTTATTCAATATGGTGGCGGAAGAAATCTGTGAATCGTTGCGCCGCAGCGGGAAAGTGCTAAGACTACCGCGAATCATGGCGAAGAATAGCAACAGACTGATGAACAGATACACCACAAACATCGTGCGGGACAGTAACCGCGGCGAACGTGTCGACAGCAGCGTTTGTCTGGCAAGGCGCGCGCTCAGCCAGGCGAACAGCAACACCAGCAGCAGCGAAATCACGATCGGATAGTCCTGCCAGATGTTGGTCAGAACGGCGCGCGGGCCATCGTCAATCAGCCCGAAAGCGAAAATATCGATGTAGGTGTGATAGGTCTGATAATAAAAGTAGTTGATGATGGCGATGGCGCTGACCAGAAAGGCGCAACCACCCAGATACCAGGGAGCGATGCGCTGCAACCAGCGCCAGCCGATGTGATGCAGGCTTATCAGCAAACCGATGACCAGCAGCGGTGCCAGCAGGATGGACACGGCGCGTAAGTCATAACGCAGCCCGGTGAGCCACATCAGCCTGATGGCAGCCTCGTGATCTTGTAGTTGCTGTACATCGGCAAACACCCAAAACATGGCCAGACGGGCGCCGGACAACAATAAACTCAGTAGTAATACTTGCCACCAGAGGGTCTTCAGCAAGGTGCGGGCGTACTGCTGGTACTTATTCATTTGCATTCTTGGGCTATTATCCGTAGCCGGAATGCTACGGCTTTATTTCAAAAAAATCTCACTAGCATGTCAGAAAGATGAAAGAAAGTATGAACGGCAGGCGGTTGCTACCGTTCAATGTTATGGGTTGGGGCGGTCAGCCAATGGGGTGGTGATAGTCAATTTTATTGACGTACCAGACCTTGGGGCCGGTAGGTGTGTTGACCACCGCTTCTTCATCCACCGCTTTTTTCAGCAGGGCGCGCGCCATCGGGGCATCAATGGAAATGTAATCTTTGCGCCCGTAGATTTCGTCCGGCCCGACGATACGAAAGCATTTGATATCGCCGTCTTCGTTTTCCACCTCGACCCAGGCGCCGAAAAACACTTTGCCGTCCTGCTGGGGGGAGTAATCCACCACCCGCACCACTTGCAGTCGCTTGCGCAGATAACGCACCCGACGGTCGATTTCCCGCAGCAGGCGTTTATTGTAGAGGTAATCGGCATTTTCGCTGCGATCGCCCAGACTGGCGGCCCAGGCCACCTTTTCCGTGATTTCCGGGCGGCGTTCTTTCCACAGATAGTTCAATTCCTGATGCAGGGCTTCATAGCCTTCGCGGGTGATCAGATCGGTTTTCATACGCTTTTCTGAAATGTGGAGATCATAAAATCGTTATAATCGACGGCGGTGAGATAACATAGCGGATAACGCGTCATTTGTGGCGTGGTTTGCGGTGCGCTATGGCAGGAACGGTTTGATTACAACGTATTTTTATATCCTTTGTAACAATTTTGCCTAGAATATATACCAGAAACGACTGTCAGTTCGTTGCAGGTTTCTGAACAATATTAGATTGTGTTTCGTAATGAAGCCAAGCGCTGGCCGCTATCACGTCTTTGGAGAAGAGAGATGCAAGAGAATTATAAAATTCTGGTTGTGGATGACGATATGCGCCTGCGAGCGTTACTGGAACGCTATCTGACCGAACAGGGTTTTCAGGTACGCAGCGTCGCCAACGCCGAACAGATGGATCGCCTGCTGACGCGCGAATCTTTCCATCTGATGGTGTTGGATTTGATGTTGCCGGGGGAAGATGGTTTGTCTATCTGCCGTCGTCTGCGCAGCCAGAGCAACCCGATGCCGATTATCATGGTGACGGCAAAAGGCGAGGAAGTGGACAGGATTGTGGGCCTGGAAATCGGTGCGGATGATTACATTCCCAAGCCGTTTAACCCCCGTGAGCTGCTGGCCCGTATTCGTGCGGTATTGCGTCGTCAGGCCAACGAGTTGCCCGGCGCGCCGTCGCAAGAAGAGGCGGTTATCGCATTCGGCAAGTTCAAACTGAATCTGGGTACGCGCGAAATGTTCCGCGACGACGAACCGATGCCGTTGACCAGCGGCGAGTTTGCGGTGCTCAAGGCGTTGGTCAGCCATCCGCGTGAGCCACTATCCCGCGACAAACTGATGAATCTGGCCCGTGGCCGTGAGTACAGCGCCATGGAGCGTTCCATTGATGTTCAGATTTCCCGCTTGCGCCGCATGGTAGAAGAAGACCCTGCACACCCGCGTTACATCCAGACCGTATGGGGACTGGGTTACGTTTTTGTGCCGGACGGCAGTAAAGCATGACTCGATGGCGCTTCTCTCCACGCAGCGCCTTCGCCCGCACGCTGTTGCTGATTGTTACTCTGCTGTTCGTTAGCCTTGTCACCACCTATCTGGTGGTGCTTAACTTCGCGATCCTGCCCAGTCTGCAACAGTTCAACAAGGTTCTGGCCTATGAGGTCAGAATGTTGATGACGGACAAACTGCAGTTGGAAGATGGTTCCACGCTGGACGTGCCCCCCGCGTTCCGGCGTGAGATTTATCGTGAACTGGGTATTTCGCTTTATACCAATGCTGCGGCGCAAGAGAGCGGGCTGCGCTGGGCGCAGCACTACAAGTTCCTGAGTCAGCAGATGGCACAGCAACTGGGTGGGCCGACCGAAGTGCGGGTGGAAGTCAGCAAGAATACGCCGGTGGTGTGGCTGAAAACCTGGTTGTCGCCGGATATCTGGGTGCGGGTGCCGCTGACGGAAATCCATCAGGGCGACTTCTCGCCGCTGTTTCGTTATACCCTGGCGATCATGCTGCTGGTTATCGGCGGCGCCTGGCTATTTATCCGGGTGCAGAACCGGCCGCTGGTAGAGCTGGAACATGCCGCCATTCAAGTGGGTAAAGGCATTATTCCGCCGCCGCTGCGTGAATACGGCGCATCGGAAGTGCGTTCGGTGACGCGAGCCTTCAATCAGATGGCATCTGGCGTTAAGTTGTTGGCGGATGACCGAACGCTACTGATGGCCGGCGTCAGCCATGACCTGCGCACGCCGTTGACCCGCATTCGCCTGGCAACCGAGATGATGAGCCAGGAAGATGAATACCTGGCGGAGTCGATCAATAAGGATATCGAAGAGTGCAACGCCATCATTGAACAGTTCATCGACTATCTGCGCACCGGCCAGGAAATGCAGATGGAGGTGGCTGATCTTAACGCGATTCTGGGTGAAGTGGTGGCATCGGAAAGCGGTTACGAGCGCGAGATTGACAGCGAACTTGCGCGGGGCGAGCTGCTCATGAAGGTCAGCCCGTTGTCCATCAAGCGGGCGGTAGCGAATCTGGTCGTGAACGCCGCCCGTTACGGTAACGGCTGGATTCGCGTCAGCAGTGGCCGGGAATTGCAGCGAGCCTGGTTTCAGGTGGAAGACGACGGCCCCGGCATCGACCCATCGCAGCTCGCACACCTGTTCCAGCCGTTTGTGCGCGGCGACAGCGCCCGCAGTACCAGTGGGACCGGGTTAGGTCTGGCGATTGTGCAGCGCATCATTGACGCGCACAACGGGTCGCTGAATGTCGGCAGCAGTGAGCGAGGCGGATTACGGGTACGGGCTTACCTGCCGCTGGCGTTCCCGAATCAAGCCGGCGCTTCCACGGTACGTACGCGTGACGGCCATCGGCGCGGAACGCCGCCGTCGGCGGGCCATGGCAGGCAAGAGAAAAAATAGCGGCGAGTCGCTGCGGAAAAAACAGCAAAAACAATAGTTAAAGGAAAAGGCGCGTATTGCGCCTTTTTTACTGTCGGTGATGTTACCGGATGAGCGGTAGCAGCCTGGCGTTGTTACAATTTAGGGCCGGCGGAAACCAGCGCCGCACCGGCAGGGGTGTCGGTGTATTTATCGAAGTTAGTGATAAAGCGCTGCGCCAAGTCGTGAGCCTTCTCTTCCCATTGCGCTACAGAGGCGTAGGTGTCGCGCGGATCCAGAATCGCCGGATCCACGCCCGGCAATGCGGTCGGGATCGACAGATTAAAGATAGGCAACGTCTGGGTTTCGGCATCGTCAATGCTGCCATTGAGGATCGCGTCGATAATGCCGCGCGTATCCTTGATGGAGATGCGCTTGCCGGTGCCGTTCCAGCCGGTATTGACCAGATAGGCTTTGGCGCCTGCCGCCTGCATACGTTTCACCAGCACTTCGGCGTACTGCGTCGGGTGCAGCGTCAGAAATGCCGCGCCAAAGCAGGCGGAGAAGGTTGGCGTCGGTTCGGTGACGCCGCGTTCGGTTCCCGCCAGTTTGGCGGTAAAACCGGACAGGAAGTGATACTGGGTCTGGTCCGCCGTCAGGCGAGACACCGGCGGCAACACGCCGAAGGCGTCGGCGGTCAGGAAAATCACCTTGGTGGCGTGCCCGGCTTTGGAAACCGGCTTCACGATATTATCGATGTGATAAATCGGGTAGGACACGCGGGTGTTCTCGGTTTTAGAACCGTCGCTGAAATCCACGCTGCCATCGGCCAGTACGGTCACGTTTTCCAGCAGCGCATCGCGTCGGATAGCATGATAAATATCCGGCTCGGCTTCTGCGGAGAGGTTGATGGTCTTCGCGTAGCAACCGCCTTCGAAGTTGAACACGCCGTCGTCATCCCAGCCGTGCTCGTCATCGCCGATCAACTGGCGTTTCGGATCGGTGGACAGTGTGGTTTTGCCGGTGCCGGACAGGCCGAAGAACACCGCCACGTCACCTTTCTCGCCTACGTTGGCGGAGCAATGCATGGATGCGATGCCTTTGAGCGGCAACAGGTAGTTCATGATGGAGAACAACCCTTTCTTCATCTCGCCGCCGTACCAGGTGCCGCCGATAAGCTGAATACGCTCCGTCAGGTTGAACGCCACGAAGTTTTCCGAGTTCAGCCCTTGTTCCTGCCACTGTGGGTTAGTGCATTTCGCACCGTTCATCACGATGAAATCCGGCTCGAAACCCGGTAATTCCTCATCACTGGGGCGGATAAACATGTTTTTCACGAAGTGAGCCTGCCAGGCGACTTCAGTGATGAAACGAACCTTCAGACGCGTGTCGGCATTAGCGCCGCAGAAAGCATCAACGACAAACACGCGTTTACCGGATAACTGGCGGGTGACCCGTTGTTTCAGGTGTTGCCAGGTTTCCTGGCTGAGCGGATGGTTGTCGTTTTTGCCTTTGCCCTGATCGGACCACCACACGGTATCGCGGGTGACATCGTCGCGGACGATGTACTTATCCTTCGGGGAACGGCCGGTGAAAATACCGGTATCAACGGCAACCGCACCCAATTGGGTTTCGATACCGCGTTCATAGCCTTGTAGGGTAGGGGATGTTTCTTCGGTAAAAAGTAAATCGTAGCTCGGGTTGTAGACAATTTCGCGGACATCATGAATACCATAAGCCGTCAGTGCTTCTGGCGTAATGCCTTTTATCTGCATGTTGCTACTCCTGGATCGTTATAGTCGTACTGCATAGTAAGTCTAGAAGGCGAGCTTATTTTAACCACGATGACAATCAAAAAATTAAATAAATTCATTAATAACTTTGCTTATACATGTGAACAAAAAGTAAGCAAACGGTTGCGATATAACCAAAATGGACGGGTAAAGTACCGGTGGTTGATGGCGGTGCTGATTATTCTGAAAACGACGGATAACCCGTTGGCGGGTTATCCGTGGCGCAGCAAGATGGCGCAGTATGCGGACAGGATTAATGTAACGTCGATTAGTGTAACGTCGGGGTATCGCTGGATTGACGAATGTCGTTGATATCCTGTGCGTTGAACAGATAATGGCTACCGCAATAATCGCAGTGCATATCGATCTGCCCGTCTTGCGCCAGAATATCGCTGACCTCGTCGGCCGACAGCGTCATCAGTGCATCGGCACAGCGTTCCCGCGAGCAATGGCACTGGAATGTGACCGGCTGCGGTTCGTACAGGGTGACGTTTTCCTGATGGTACAAACGATACAACACGTCATCGGCCGGCAAACCGAACAGCTCTTCGCCTTTCACGGTGGCGGTTAATTGCGTGAGATGGTCGAAATCGTCACGGTTCCCCTGCTGCGCCGGCAGCACCTGCAAGAGCATCCCGGCGGCACATTGGCGACCGTCATGTTCGCCGGTGCGAATGAACAGACGAGTCGGTAACTGCTCGGACTGCTGGAAGTAATTTTCCAGACAAGTCGCCACGTTGTCGCCATCCAGCCCGACCACGCCCTGATAGCGCTCGCCNNNNNNNNNNNNNNNNNNNNNNNNNNNNNNNNNNNNNNNNNNNNNNNNNNNNNNNNNNNNNNNNNNNNNNNNNNNNNNNNNNNNNNNNNNNNNNNNNNNNGGGTAATGGTGATGACCAGATAGCCGTTGCCTACCATGTCATGCAGCGAACTATCGGGGGCAATGTCGCCTTGCAGCCGCGCCACGCCGCGCATCTGCTGCTGATGATTGCCGTTGATCACCGCCAGCTTCAGCGGGCCGTCGCCCTGCAACTGCACGGTGATATCGCCGCTGAATTTCAGCGTCGCGGTCAGCAGACTGGTCGCGACCAGCAGGTCGCCCAGCAGATTTTTGACCGGTGTGGGGTAGTCGTGATTAACCAGCATCTGCTGGAAGGTATCGCTTACCGTAACCAGTTCGCCGCGAACAGCATGGTTTTCGAACAGATAACGGTGCAGTTGGTCATGATTGGCCATAATTTTCTCTCGTGGTGACGACGGCTTAGAGCCTGCCCCACCAAGGCTATTTTACTTGCCATTTTGGACCTGGGCAGTGCTCTAAATCCTCACGTACTCCGTGTACGCTCCGGGTTACTCGCTGCGCTCGCCCGTTGGGCCGGACAAAGTGCTTTGTCCGTTCAACATGCGTTGCATGTTGTCTCCGCGCTGTCCGTGTCCAAACTGGCTGCGCCAATTACGCTTGGTGGGCTAGGCTCTTATTCCGCGTCACTGTACTTGAATTTGATTAAATCCCGGCGTTCTTTTTTATCCGGTCTCCGGTCCGGATGCGGCATGGATAGCGCGTTCAGTTTTCTGGCCTGCGCCAGTTGTTCACGCTTTTCAATGCTTTGCTGCGTTTCTTCATACAGTGCCTGCGCCTGTAACGCCGGGCGACGTTGATCGCTAACGGCGCGGACAATCACCGTGCGCGAGTCGTTCCCCTGGCGCAGCGTGATTTCGGCGTCCAGTTCCACCAGTTTGCCGGGTTTGCTGCGCTGGCCGTTGTAGTGCACTTTGCCGCCGTCGATCATCTCGCGTGCCAGTGAGCGAGTTTTGTAAAAGCGCGCCGCCCACAACCACTTGTCCAGTCGGACTGCATTGCCATCATCATGTTGACTGTCTTTGCTCATGAGCACTCCTGATTACCGACAGGAATCGACTGGTGAATACCCGGCAGCAGCGCCAGGTAGTCGTTCATCGACGGGTGTTGCCGGAAGCGGTTTTCCTGCGGACTGGTCGAGTCAGGATTACTGACGCCCAGACAATAGCGGATGCCAAAAGCTCTGGCGGCATCCAGTATCGGCTCGTTGTCATCCACAAACAGCGTGCGTTCCGGATTAAACCCGGTTTCCGCCTGCACCGCCTGCCATAAACGCTGATCTTCTTTGGGATACCCATAAGTATGGGTGGAAAGCAATAAATCAAGGTGTTTATCCAGCCCGGTATGGGCGACTTTGACCGACAGGCCATGCGGATGAGCATTGGTCAGCAGAATAGTCCGGCGACCGCTTCTGCGCAGTGCGTGCAAAAACGGTGTGGTGTCGTCGCGCAGGCGGGCGCGGTGACCAATATCGCTGGTCATTTGGTGAATATCCAGACCCAGTCGCTCGCTCCAGTAGTCAAAGCAGTACCAGTTGAGGGTATGACGCACCGCCTGATATTCCACCGCGATCAACTGCTGCGCCTGATCCAGGCTGATATCACGCTGACGGCTGAGTGATTCCGGCACTAATTGCAGCCAGAAATAGCTGTCAAACGCGAGGTCGAGCAGCGTACCGTCCATATCCAGCAAAACGGTATCGATCTCATTCCAGTTCAGTTCGGGATTCATACATACTCCAGATACTTGCCCCGTCTCCGGTTGAACCGGAAACGGGGCAGTCGATGTTATCAGCGTAGCATAACCGTTAAACGCGGCCGATCGCACCCATCGATTGAGGGGACCGGACGTTAGGGGTGAACCGTACTCTCGTACAAAGGGCCGGCGGCCGGTGCTTCCGGCACCAGATGACGCGCATAGTATTGCTGGATATTGGCGATACGTTGCCGGCTACGGCGGCGTTTCACCAGCAGCAATACCAGGTTCAGGATCATAATCACGCTGAAAGCCAGCAACAGCAGACAGGCGCCCAGCGAACGCCACATGGTGACGGCATCGGGTTCGCTATGCAGCGAAATATGGCGAGTACCGTTGGCGTCGATACTGATCTGGGTGATCACGCCGCTCGCTTCAAACGGTGTATGCAGCAGCAGAGATGAAAGGCGTTGCAGTTCCTGCCATTGTTCCTGCGGCGGCAGATCGCGCAGTGGTGCGACCGGCGCCTGATGATTGACGAATTGCCTGCCTTCGTCGCTGCGAATCAGAAAACCGCCCGGCGGCGGGCTGTTCAGTGAATTGGAGGCGGTAATGATTTCACGGCTGTAGAACTCGTCGGTGGCGCTTTTCACCAGCGCATCCAGCGATTCGGCGCTGACCGGGCGTAATACTACGCTCATGCCTTTTAATGCCCCGGAACGCGCTCGCTTAACCAGCAGATCCCAGTTTTTGGCGTTGCCCAGATTGATCAGTGCGTTTTTGAGGCGAGTACAATCTTCTTCTTTCTCGCATAACGCATCGGTTTTCAGCACGATATCCGAGAAGTTATTTAACAAAATCATGCCGGATTTTTGGATGGCGTCCGCCAGTTGCGAACTGACCTGATTATCGCTGGCTGCCGGGTGCAACTGTTCTTTCACCGTCTTTTGCAAGGCCGTGGTTTTCTCAATGGTATCCGATTCCGGTAATGGCAGCGGCGCAGCCTTGTTCCAGTAAATCGCCGCGCAATCGAATGGCGCAAATGCCGAGGCTTTAGAGGCGGTTGGGTTGAGACTGATCGGCGGCACATAACACATACCGCTGCCGCGCACCTGCAACTTGTCGCCGATGTGCAGCGGCATGCGCTCCAGCTCTTCTACCTGACTGACTTTGAGGCTGCTTGCACCCTGAACCCACGCCAGACTGAGCTTCAGCGGTAGGTCAAGCGGCACCGAGGTCAGCAGTAAGGTCAGGCTAAGCAGCGCACCGGCTGCCAATACGGCGTTTTTGCCCCACTGCTGTAACGGAAAGAATTTGACTTCGTTGTGCAACGACAGGTAATTGCCCTGACGAACGACCTGGCGGGTCAGGTAAATATCTACATCGGTTTTTCTGCCGAGGTCATAACCGATATACGGCTGCCAGTGTGGAGGATAGATAAGATCGATATTGCCGAGCGAGACGTTGCCGATCTGGCTTTGGCTGGTGTCGCTAAACAGTCCCATACATTGCGGCGTACCGTGCAGGCAGTGCACCTCGCGGAGCTCTTTTTGCGAAGGAGGTCGAAACAGTTGCCAGCACCCCCAAGCCATCATCAGACAGGCGGCGCCGGCCAGCCAGGGCAACATCGCCAGCGGGCTGGTCAGGCTGAAGACCAGCAGCAGAAAGGCCAGGCTCAGCACCGCACTTTCGCGCAGGCCGCGTGAACGGTGCACCGCGTGTTCTTCTTTCGTTTCCTTGCGAATCGCTACCAGTTCGGTGTGTTCATGGATTTCCGGACGGATGGAGGCCTGCTCGCCTGGGATATCTGAACCGGCGAATGAATCCATCTCGTTGACGAATTCCGTCAGCGAATGACCATTTAATGAAATAACCAGTGGGATCGAACGGGTTTTGATCAGTTCGATTTCATTGTTCTGGGTGATGTATTGCTCCCAGCGTGCCGGCAGGTGGATTTCCTGAGTATCGATGTAATAGCGCCATTTGTTGGGCGCGTCGGTGCTTAACCCGTAGCGGGTAATGCTATGAGTGATGGGATACACCCGGTTGCCCGGCAATAATCGGGGTAACGTAGCCGGGACGGACGCAGAAACCGTGCTGTCCAGATGGGCCATGGTCAGATAACGTTCGATAGCAATACGCTCCGACGCGGTCAGCTGACGATGTCCTGATGGTGTAACCGGCAAACGCCTGGCGAATAGAAGACGACGATACATGAGATAGCCAATGATCCCCCCTACGGTAATCAGACCGGCAAACAATACAGCCAATATGATGAGTATTGTGCGCATATTATCTCCAGCCAACAGCGTAGGGTTCCCTCTGTTATTTCCAGATAGTAACAAAACTACACGAACAATGTTAACCCACGTCGTACAGTTAATGACTGAATTAACCGAACATTGCTTGTTTAACAGTGTATGGTAGCAAGCGAAACGGGGAGCGAGAATGAGGAAAGTCTGAATTTTTTCTGATGAATCCATGTCTGATCTTCACCATGATAAGCATGTCACTTGTATAAAAAAACTAATATGTTTGCATTGTTGCTAATTTGTAAATTCATCATGATGGAGTTGCAGCTACTGTTAATGTTAACGCACAATGTGACTCACTGAATATTCTTTAGGAAACAGCAGCCCTACCGCTTTGTGTTCCGTGTCGGTATTGACCTGAACGGGGAAAGCCTGTTGATGTTTCCTCATCGAGGCCACGATGGATAATAACCTGCAAAAACCCAAAATCCTCAAGGTTGAGACCGTAGCCCGTTCACATCTGTTCAATGTGGAATCCGTTGATCTGGAATTTAGCAACGGTGAGCGCCGTATCTATGAACGTATGCGCCCATCGGGCCGTGAAGCGGTGATGATCGTACCGGTTATCGGCGATGAGCTGCTGTTGATTCGCGAATATGCGGTCGGTATCGAGCAGTATGAGCTGGGGTTTCCCAAAGGTCTGATTGACCCGGGTGAAACGGTGTTTGAGGCGGCGAACCGTGAGCTGATGGAAGAGGTTGGGTTTGGCGCACAACGGTTTGAATTGTTATCAACCCTGACGATGGCACCTTCTTATTTTTCCAGTTGTATGAATATCGTGGTGGCGAACGGCCTCTACCCTCAACGTCTGCAAGGCGATGAGCCGGAACCGTTGCAACTGGTGCGCTGGCCGTTAGCGGATATGATGGCGCTGCTGAAAGAACCGGATTTCCGCGAAGCGCGCAACGTGAGCGCACTATTTTTAGCGCAACAGTTTTTAGCGCAATAATTTTTATCGTAATCAGCTATACCCAAAATAATTCGAGTTGCAGGAAGACGGCGACGCAGCGAATCCCCGGGAGCTTACTCAAGTAAGTGACTGGGGTGAGCGACAAATCTGCCGGGAGCAGATTTGAACGCAGCGCGCTGCGGCCCGTAGGGCGAGGCCCAGGGAGGGGCCGAGTAATAAAGCCAACGCACCTGCAACTTGAAGTATGACGGGTATAAATAGCGCACTGATAATGGCCGCCGGTTGCCGGTATTGCCGTCCGGGCGGCGGTGCAACCAGCGACTTTCGGTGTGAGTCCCTAAAGAAAAAGGCGCATATCGCGCCTTTTTTCTGCTGGTGATGACGGTCTTTGCCGCTGTTGTTGTCGGCGGTGTATCCGCCTAGGGGATCAGAACAGCTCCTCCGCCTGACCGCTGCTGGTGTTGAACAGGGTAGTCCCTGCATCATGCACGGCCCGTTCATTGGGCTGGGTACCGTCGATGAAATATTCCTGACGGCTGTTCGCGCCGCCATCCGACAGTTTGCCGCTGCTGCGATCGATAGTGACCGTGACGATCCCCTGCGGCGGCGGCGTCTTCTGCTCCGGTACGCCGTTCAGCGCGACCTTCATAAAGTCGTCCCAGGCCGGCTCGGCACTTTTCGCACCGCCTTCGTAACCGGAAATCTGGTCGCGAATCACACCGGATGCCGACGTCCGGCCAAGGTCTCGGCGATGATCGTCAAAACCAATCCATACGGAGGCGACGATATTGGGGCCGTAACCTGAGAACCAGGCGTCTTTCGAGTTATTGGTGGTACCGGTTTTACCGCCGATGTCGTGGCGTTGCAGTACCTTACCTGCGCGCCAGCCGGTTCCCATCCAGCCCGGTTCACCGAATACGTTACTGTTGAGCGCGTCTTTGATCAGGAATGCCAAAGGCGTACTGATGACATGCGGCGCGTAAGGCTGCATCGCGGCTTGTCTGGCGACTTCCGACGGGGTAATCGGGTCAACCTGCGGTGCCGCCTGCACCGGATTTTCCTGCGATGTCGCGACATTTTCCATGCTGTCGTCCGACAAGACGGCGGAACGTTGCGTATCCCCGTAAATCACCGGCAGATTGCAGGTATCGCAGACGATTTTCGGCATCGCGGTGAAGAGGTTATTACCGGCGGCATTGTCGATTTTGGTGATGAAGTAAGGGTCCACCAAATAGCCGCCGTTGGCCATGACCGAGTAACCGCGAACAACCTGTAACGGCGTAAAAGACGCCGCGCCGAGCGCCAGCGATTCGGTATGTACGATATTCTGTTCCGGGAAACCGAAGCGCTCCAGATAATTGGCGGCGTAATCCACGCCCATAGCGCGCATGGCGCGCACCATCACCACGTTTTTCGACTGCCCCAGCCCCTGACGCAAACGGATTGGGCCGTCATACTCCGCCGGCGAGTTTTTCGGGCTCCAGTCGGAACCTGCACCCGGATCCCAGCGCGTAATCGGCGCGTCGTTAAGGATGGTAGCCAGCGTCAGGCCTTTATCCATCGCTGCGGTGTACAGGAACGGCTTGATGTTCGACCCTACCTGCCGCAACGCCTGCGTGGCACGGTTGAACTTGCTTTGGTTGAAATCGAAACCGCCGACCAGCGCCAGTACCGCGCCGTCTTTCGGATTGAGCGACACCAACGCCGAGTTGACGTCGGGCACCTGTGCCAGCCACCAGTCGTTATCGACTTTGCGTACCCAGATTTGCTGGCCGGCTTCCAGTACGTCGGTGACGCGTTTGGGCGTGGGGCCTTGCTGATCA
Encoded here:
- a CDS encoding Hsp33 family molecular chaperone HslO; translated protein: GERYQGVVGLDGDNVATCLENYFQQSEQLPTRLFIRTGEHDGRQCAAGMLLQVLPAQQGNRDDFDHLTQLTATVKGEELFGLPADDVLYRLYHQENVTLYEPQPVTFQCHCSRERCADALMTLSADEVSDILAQDGQIDMHCDYCGSHYLFNAQDINDIRQSSDTPTLH
- the pckA gene encoding phosphoenolpyruvate carboxykinase (ATP), whose protein sequence is MQIKGITPEALTAYGIHDVREIVYNPSYDLLFTEETSPTLQGYERGIETQLGAVAVDTGIFTGRSPKDKYIVRDDVTRDTVWWSDQGKGKNDNHPLSQETWQHLKQRVTRQLSGKRVFVVDAFCGANADTRLKVRFITEVAWQAHFVKNMFIRPSDEELPGFEPDFIVMNGAKCTNPQWQEQGLNSENFVAFNLTERIQLIGGTWYGGEMKKGLFSIMNYLLPLKGIASMHCSANVGEKGDVAVFFGLSGTGKTTLSTDPKRQLIGDDEHGWDDDGVFNFEGGCYAKTINLSAEAEPDIYHAIRRDALLENVTVLADGSVDFSDGSKTENTRVSYPIYHIDNIVKPVSKAGHATKVIFLTADAFGVLPPVSRLTADQTQYHFLSGFTAKLAGTERGVTEPTPTFSACFGAAFLTLHPTQYAEVLVKRMQAAGAKAYLVNTGWNGTGKRISIKDTRGIIDAILNGSIDDAETQTLPIFNLSIPTALPGVDPAILDPRDTYASVAQWEEKAHDLAQRFITNFDKYTDTPAGAALVSAGPKL
- the hslR gene encoding ribosome-associated heat shock protein Hsp15 encodes the protein MSKDSQHDDGNAVRLDKWLWAARFYKTRSLAREMIDGGKVHYNGQRSKPGKLVELDAEITLRQGNDSRTVIVRAVSDQRRPALQAQALYEETQQSIEKREQLAQARKLNALSMPHPDRRPDKKERRDLIKFKYSDAE
- the ompR gene encoding two-component system response regulator OmpR, coding for MQENYKILVVDDDMRLRALLERYLTEQGFQVRSVANAEQMDRLLTRESFHLMVLDLMLPGEDGLSICRRLRSQSNPMPIIMVTAKGEEVDRIVGLEIGADDYIPKPFNPRELLARIRAVLRRQANELPGAPSQEEAVIAFGKFKLNLGTREMFRDDEPMPLTSGEFAVLKALVSHPREPLSRDKLMNLARGREYSAMERSIDVQISRLRRMVEEDPAHPRYIQTVWGLGYVFVPDGSKA
- the greB gene encoding transcription elongation factor GreB, with translation MKTDLITREGYEALHQELNYLWKERRPEITEKVAWAASLGDRSENADYLYNKRLLREIDRRVRYLRKRLQVVRVVDYSPQQDGKVFFGAWVEVENEDGDIKCFRIVGPDEIYGRKDYISIDAPMARALLKKAVDEEAVVNTPTGPKVWYVNKIDYHHPIG
- the yrfG gene encoding GMP/IMP nucleotidase; protein product: MNPELNWNEIDTVLLDMDGTLLDLAFDSYFWLQLVPESLSRQRDISLDQAQQLIAVEYQAVRHTLNWYCFDYWSERLGLDIHQMTSDIGHRARLRDDTTPFLHALRRSGRRTILLTNAHPHGLSVKVAHTGLDKHLDLLLSTHTYGYPKEDQRLWQAVQAETGFNPERTLFVDDNEPILDAARAFGIRYCLGVSNPDSTSPQENRFRQHPSMNDYLALLPGIHQSIPVGNQECS
- the envZ gene encoding two-component system sensor histidine kinase EnvZ, whose product is MTRWRFSPRSAFARTLLLIVTLLFVSLVTTYLVVLNFAILPSLQQFNKVLAYEVRMLMTDKLQLEDGSTLDVPPAFRREIYRELGISLYTNAAAQESGLRWAQHYKFLSQQMAQQLGGPTEVRVEVSKNTPVVWLKTWLSPDIWVRVPLTEIHQGDFSPLFRYTLAIMLLVIGGAWLFIRVQNRPLVELEHAAIQVGKGIIPPPLREYGASEVRSVTRAFNQMASGVKLLADDRTLLMAGVSHDLRTPLTRIRLATEMMSQEDEYLAESINKDIEECNAIIEQFIDYLRTGQEMQMEVADLNAILGEVVASESGYEREIDSELARGELLMKVSPLSIKRAVANLVVNAARYGNGWIRVSSGRELQRAWFQVEDDGPGIDPSQLAHLFQPFVRGDSARSTSGTGLGLAIVQRIIDAHNGSLNVGSSERGGLRVRAYLPLAFPNQAGASTVRTRDGHRRGTPPSAGHGRQEKK